A stretch of the Opisthocomus hoazin isolate bOpiHoa1 chromosome 2, bOpiHoa1.hap1, whole genome shotgun sequence genome encodes the following:
- the LOC142364655 gene encoding endosome-associated-trafficking regulator 1-like: MERVCPESQGLEDDHDEDYNDEPSYFCLPARRPPPCKSHDSLGMDAFAPWEHASDPYPGYSECTRGGESHMLPEEATADRELPSLQLTDNVLREENAMLRKVIKSMQGSLESQACTVWRLERQLKASLAKQEREVRELQSFAQRTERSLQLMTQRALQAESNVEKLKQEVSILQQELESSKVENENLRASQMTNLGPVKHNIDFVVQSLHKIILGATWSIGQLASGVESLHFLADVLQSTGKISEDEA; encoded by the coding sequence ATGGAGAGGGTCTGCCCAGAATCTCAAGGCCTGGAAGATGATCATGATGAGGACTACAATGATGaacccagctacttctgcctccctgcacgtcGTCCACCACCGTGCAAGAGCCATGACAGCTTGGGGATGGACGCCTTTGCGCCATGGGAACATGCCAGCGACCCTTATCCGGGGTACTCAGAGTGCACCAGGGGAGGAGAGTCCCACATGCTGCCCGAGGAGGCCACTGCGGACAGGGAGCTCCCGTCCCTGCAGCTGACCGACAacgtgctcagggaggagaacgccatgctcaggaaggtgatcaagagcatgcagggctccttggagagccaggcatgcacggtgtggaggctggagaggcagctgaaggccagcctggctaaacaggagagggaagtccgAGAGCTACAGTCCTTTGCCCAGCGGACTGAGCGGAGTCTCCAGTTAATGACCcagcgggctctgcaggcagaaagcaacgtggagaagctgaagcaggaggtctccattctccagcaagagctggagagctccaaggtggagaacgaaaacctgagagcgagccaaatgaccaacctggggccagtgaagcacaacatagatttcgtcgtgcaaagcctccacaagataatactgggcgcaacctggtccatcggacagctcgcctctggagtggagtcgctgcattttcttgctgacgtccttcaatctaccggcaaaatttccgaagatgaagcctaa
- the LOC142364647 gene encoding endosome-associated-trafficking regulator 1-like yields MGSHDSLGMDAFAPWEHASDPYPGYSECTRGGESYMLPEEATADRELPSLQLTDNVLREENAMLRKVIKSMQGSLESQACTVRRLERQLKASLAKQEREVRELQSFAQRTEWSLQLMTQRALQAESNVEKLKQEVSILQQELESSKVENENLRASQMTNLGPVKHNIDFVVQSLHKIILGATWSIGQLASGVESLHFLADVLQSTSKISEDEA; encoded by the exons ATGGGT AGCCATGACAGCTTGGGGATGGACGCCTTTGCGCCATGGGAACATGCCAGCGACCCTTATCCGGGGTACTCAGAGTGCACCAGGGGAGGAGAGTCCTACATGCTGCCCGAGGAGGCCACTGCGGACAGGGAGCTCCCGTCCCTGCAGCTGACCGACAacgtgctcagggaggagaacgccatgctcaggaaggtgatcaagagcatgcagggctccttggagagccaggcatgcacggtgcggaggctggagaggcagctgaaggccagcctggctaaacaggagagggaagtccgagagctacagtcctttgcccagcggactgagtggagtctccagttaatgacccagcgggctctgcaggcagaaagcaacgtggagaagctgaagcaggaggtctccattctccagcaagagctggagagttccaaggtggagaacgaaaacctgagagcgagccaaatgaccaacctggggccagtgaagcacaacatagatttcgtcgtgcaaagcctccacaagataatactgggcgcaacctggtccatcggacagctcgcctctggagtggagtcgctgcattttcttgctgacgtCCTTCAATCTACCAGCAAAATTTCCGAAGATGAAGcctaa
- the LOC142365599 gene encoding endosome-associated-trafficking regulator 1-like — protein sequence MERVCPESQGLEDDHDEDYNDEPSYFCLPARRPPPCKSHDSLGMDTFAPWEHASDPYPGYSECTRGGESHMLPEEATADRELPSLQLTDNVLREENAMLRKGIKSMQGSLESQACTVRRLERQLKASLAKQEREVRELQSFAQRTEWSLQLMTQRALQAESNVEKLKQEVSILQQELESSKVENENLRASQMTNLGPVKHNIDFVVQSLHKIILGATWSIGQLASGVESLHFLADVLQSTGKISEDEA from the coding sequence atggagagggtctgcccagaatctcaaggcctggaagatgatcatgatgaggactacaacgatgaacccagctacttctgcctccctgcacgtcGTCCACCACCGTGCAAGAGCCATGACAGCTTGGGGATGGACACCTTTGCGCCATGGGAACATGCCAGCGACCCTTATCCGGGGTACTCAGAGTGCACCAGGGGAGGAGAGTCCCACATGCTGCCCGAGGAGGCCACTGCGGACAGGGAGCTCCCGTCCCTGCAGCTGACCGACAacgtgctcagggaggagaacgccatgctcaggaaggggatcaagagcatgcagggctccttggagagccaggcatgcacggtgcggaggctggagaggcagctgaaggccagcctggctaaacaggagagggaagtccgagagctacagtcctttgcccagcggactgagtggagtctccagttaatgacccagcgggctctgcaggcagaaagcaacgtggagaagctgaagcaggaggtctccattctccagcaagagctggagagttccaaggtggagaacgaaaacctgagagcgagccaaatgaccaacctggggccagtgaagcacaacatagatttcgtcgtgcaaagcctccacaagataatactgggcgcaacctggtccatcggacagctcgcctctggagtggagtcgctgcattttcttgctgacgtCCTTCAATCTACTGGCAAAATTTCCGAAGATGAAGcctaa
- the LOC142364651 gene encoding endosome-associated-trafficking regulator 1-like, which produces MNPSHDSLGMDAFVPWEHASHPYPGYSECTRGGESYMLPEEATADRELPSLQLTDNVLREENAMLRKVIKSMQGSLESQACTVRRLERQLKASLAKQEREVRELQSLAQRTERSLQLMTQRALQAESNVEKLKQEVSILQQELESSKVENENLRASQMTNLGPVKHNIDFVVQSLHKIILGATWSIGQLASGVESLHFLADVLQSTGKISEDEA; this is translated from the exons atgaaccca AGCCATGACAGCTTGGGGATGGACGCCTTTGTGCCATGGGAACATGCCAGCCACCCTTATCCGGGGTACTCAGAGTGCACCAGGGGAGGAGAGTCCTACATGCTGCCCGAGGAGGCCACTGCGGACAGGGAGCTCCCGTCCCTGCAGCTGACCGACAacgtgctcagggaggagaacgccatgctcaggaaggtgatcaagagcatgcagggctccttggagagccaggcatgcacggtgaggaggctggagaggcagctgaaggccagcctggctaaacaggagagggaagtccgAGAGCTACAGTCCTTGGCCCAGCGGACTGAGCGGAGTCTCCAGTTAATGACCcagcgggctctgcaggcagaaagcaacgtggagaagctgaagcaggaggtctccattctccagcaagagctggagagctccaaggtggagaacgaaaacctgagagcgagccaaatgaccaacctggggccagtgaagcacaacatagatttcgtcgtgcaaagcctccacaagataatactgggcgcaacctggtccatcggacagctcgcctctggagtggagtcgctgcattttcttgctgacgtccttcaatctaccggcaaaatttccgaagatgaagcctaa